Proteins from one Dermacentor variabilis isolate Ectoservices chromosome 1, ASM5094787v1, whole genome shotgun sequence genomic window:
- the LOC142585588 gene encoding uncharacterized protein LOC142585588 isoform X3, translating into MQPAQERSEVLCQPSTSQQSPGPQSLHLADRHHYMPHTSGPPTPSHNQTDRPSRHSIQPSPSTSKQCHFVLPVKSLPKGPSGSDCHGGARRKMPATSPNRGQGVSRSPKAQPPAKKAAFGPDSLSHSKDHSSWAEFLTKGVTHDPVDDSEGDLTICRDAEAQHCDTPTFPPDLEDKVTVCNEDEAKRHESDSPSAGGKPAAVVKDEPMETEESEEPKKDEVGSED; encoded by the exons CAGTCACCAGGGCCCCAATCTTTGCACTTGGCTGACCGACACCACTACATGCCACACACGTCTGGTCCACCAACTCCCTCTCACAACCAAACGGACAGGCCCAGTCGTCATTCAATTCAGCCATCTCCATCAACCAGCAAGCAGTGCCACTTTGTGCTTCCAGTGAAAAGCTTGCCAAAGGGACCATCGGGGTCTG ATTGTCATGGAGGTGCACGAAGAAAAATGCCGGCAACATCTCCAAATAGAGGACAAGGCGTGTCTCGGTCTCCAAAGGCACAGCCTCCTGCCAAGAAGGCCGCTTTTGGCCCAGACTCCTTGAGCCATTCTAAGGACCACAGCTCATGGGCAGAGTTCCTCACCAAAGGTGTTACTCATGACCCCGTTGATGACTCGGAGGGTGATCTGACCATCTGCAGAGATGCTGAAGCACAGCACTGTG ATACGCCGACTTTCCCGCCTGACTTGGAGGATAAGGTGACAGTCTGCAATGAAGATGAAGCAAAACGGCATG AGTCGGACAGTCCATCTGCAGGGGGGAAACCTGCAGCAGTGGTCAAGGACGAGCCCATGGAGACAGAAGAGTCCGAAGAACCCAAGAAG GATGAGGTAGGGTCCGAAGACTGA